The following coding sequences lie in one Anomaloglossus baeobatrachus isolate aAnoBae1 chromosome 7, aAnoBae1.hap1, whole genome shotgun sequence genomic window:
- the LOC142245746 gene encoding uncharacterized protein LOC142245746 — protein MVERCSVAVKVWPIKLLCVACNKKNMSSSGSPPFGSETEVAETSQEMLPEEDGRGGEIHGAGGHSASTSRAHDRAPPRPSQGRRRGGGGHSASQRAPDSDGEEAGFINIDLLIDEVREREPLWNMADRRHADSIVTRRLWDEVCHAAVEGWGELNSRGQKKQRDKLQKRWRSIRDRFKKELNQEMQAPSGSGGRRSKYRYFRALSFLRTTMVCRRFGLSNTDAKYQNMD, from the exons atggtggagag gtgcagtgttgccgttaaagtttggcccatcaagttgttgtgcgtggcctgtaataaaaaaaatatgtcgtcttctggtagcccgcccttcggttcagaaactgag gtggccgaaacatcacaggagatgctgccagaagaggacggaaggggtggagaaatacacggagcgggcggtcatagt gcttcaacttctagggctcacgatagagctcccccaagaccgtcccagggtcgtcgtcgaggtggcggtggtcatagt gcatcacagcgtgctcccgattctgacggtgaggaggccggatttatcaacatcgacctcctcatcgatgaagttagagaaagggagccgctgtggaacatggctgaccgccgccacgctgattcgatcgtaacccgtcgactctgggacgaggtatgccacgcagcggtagaaggttggggggagctcaattctcgtggccagaagaaacagc gtgacaaacttcagaagcggtggcggtctatcagggatcgcttcaaaaaggagttgaatcaagagatgcaggccccgagtggatccggaggacgcagatcgaagtaccgttactttagagccttgtcgttcctccggacaactatggtgtgcagaag